One region of Drosophila subobscura isolate 14011-0131.10 chromosome J, UCBerk_Dsub_1.0, whole genome shotgun sequence genomic DNA includes:
- the LOC117894062 gene encoding digestive cysteine proteinase 1 has product MQVFLVLVLLAGLALSGQATNPPRWDANYIVKGTLYIPYAEIAEPFYAWYDKNTKRSRIDYYGGMVKTYQLAGEGDYGTLLKLAPITTHEEMNKLTCLQVNGTSDQKVEIQSILPDAKPFQLIGTETFLGFTCDKFRLEETIGQKKNVYTLWVRYKKSPHYPASRMPIPVRYEMRGYNTLLGSHYDHYYLDYDSYEHDDIPNEVFEIDESLTCVGFPGPGTGHYATFNPMQEFMSPTDEHVERAFHHFKHKHGMSYRTEKEHEHRKNIFRQNLRYIHSKNRAKLPYTLAVNHLADKTEEELKARRGYKSSGGYNTGKPFPYDVSKHRDEIPDQYDWRLFGAVTPVKDQSVCGSCWSFGTIGHLEGAFFLKNGGNLVRLSQQALIDCSWPFGNNGCDGGEDFRVYQWMMQVGGVPTEEEYGPYLGQDGYCRINNVTLVAPIKGFVNVTSNDPNAFKLALLKHGPLSVAIDASPKTFSFYSNGVYYEPECKNDVDGLDHAVLAVGFGTIKGEDYWLVKNSWSTYWGNDGYILMSARKNNCGVMTMPTYVEM; this is encoded by the exons GTCAGGCCACTAACCCGCCGCGCTGGGATGCCAACTACATTGTGAAGGGCACCCTGTACATACCATATGCCGAGATTGCGGAGCCATTTTACGCTTGGTATGATAAGAACACCAAGCGATCCCGCATCGACTACTATGGGGGAATGGTGAAGACGTACCAGCTGGCCGGGGAGGGGGATTACGGCACTCTGCTGAAACTGGCGCCCATCACCACGCATGAGGAGATGAACAAGCTGACCTGCCTGCAGGTCAACGGCACGTCCGACCAGAAGGTGGAGATACAGAGCATTCTGCCCGACGCCAAGCCCTTCCAGCTGATCGGCACTGAGACCTTCTTGGGCTTCACCTGCGACAAGTTCCGCCTGGAGGAGACCATCGGCCAAAAGAAGAACGTGTACACACTGTGGGTGCGCTACAAGAAGTCGCCCCACTACCCGGCCAGCCGCATGCCCATCCCCGTGCGCTACGAGATGCGCGGCTACAACACGCTCCTGGGCTCCCACTACGATCACTACTACCTCGACTACGACAGCTACGAGCACGACGATATCCCCAACGAGGTGTTCGAGATCGACGAGAGCCTGACGTGCGTGGGCTTCCCCGGCCCGGGCACTGGCCATTATGCCACCTTCAATCCGATGCAAGAGTTTATGTCACCCACCGACGAGCACGTGGAGAGGGCCTTCCACCACTTTAAGCACAAGCACGGCATGAGCTACCGCACTGAGAAGGAGCACGAGCACAGGAAGAACATCTTCCGCCAGAACCTGCGCTACATTCACTCGAAGAACCGCGCTAAGCTGCCCTACACGCTGGCCGTCAATCATTTGGCCGACAAgaccgaggaggagctgaaggcCAGACGCGGCTACAAATCCTCTGGCGGCTACAACACAGGCAAGCCCTTCCCCTACGATGTGTCGAAGCACCGGGATGAGATTCCCGACCAGTACGATTGGCGTCTATTCGGTGCTGTTACCCCAGTCAAAG aCCAATCGGTGTGCGGATCTTGCTGGTCCTTTGGCACCATTGGCCACCTGGAAGGCGCCTTCTTCCTCAAGAACGGTGGCAATTTGGTGCGTCTCTCGCAGCAGGCATTGATCGATTGCTCCTGGCCCTTTGGCAATAATGGCTGCGATGGCGGTGAGGACTTCCGTGTATATCAGTGGATGATGCAGGTGGGCGGCGTACCCACCGAGGAGGAATACGGACCGTATCTCGGACAGGATGGCTACTGTCGCATCAACAACGTCACCCTTGTGGCACCCATCAAGGGCTTTGTGAATGTCACCTCCAACGATCCGAATGCCTTCAAGCTGGCCCTCCTGAAGCACGGACCCCTCTCCGTGGCTATTGACGCCTCACCAAAGACCTTCAGCTTCTACTCGAACGGCGTGTACTACGAGCCGGAGTGCAAGAACGATGTGGATGGCCTGGATCATGCCGTTCTGGCCGTGGGCTTCGGCACCATCAAGGGCGAGGACTACTGGCTGGTGAAGAACTCTTGGTCCACCTATTGGGGCAACGATGGATACATCCTGATGTCAGCACGCAAGAACAATTGCGGCGTAATGACCATGCCCACTTATGTGGAGATGTAG